A window from Oncorhynchus mykiss isolate Arlee chromosome 9, USDA_OmykA_1.1, whole genome shotgun sequence encodes these proteins:
- the LOC110532049 gene encoding cytochrome c oxidase subunit NDUFA4 — translation MIRIAMGHAKKHPGLIPQFLVVLLGIGGASMYLFRLANGPHVNWNKKNNPEPWNQLDPTYQYKFLAIGTDYKNLKKEGPQF, via the exons ATGATTAGAATAGCGATGGGACACGCAAAGAAGCATCCAGGG CTCATCCCCCAGTTCCTCGTCGTCTTGTTGGGAATAGGAGGAGCCTCTATGTACTTGTTCCGTCTTGCAAATGGGCCCCATGTTAA CTGGAACAAGAAGAACAACCCTGAGCCCTGGAATCAACTTGACCCTACCTACCAGTACAAG TTTTTGGCCATAGGCACAGACTACAAGAACCTGAAGAAGGAGGGACCTCAATTCTGA